In candidate division WOR-3 bacterium, the genomic window GCGGATTTAGCTTCTCTCAAAAGGCTTTTGACTTTCGGATAGGAACAGTTCAAAATTTTTTCAACTTTTTTGATGTTTCCCTCGGTAAAAACAAATACTTTAATGAAATTAAAAATTTCTTCGGGAATGGACGGCGACGGATCGAAATCGCCTATAATGCGTATCTTACAATCAAGGCATTCGACCTCCTTTATTTTCATTTCTCTTT contains:
- a CDS encoding DUF2089 family protein, with the translated sequence MEKKCPYCKREMKIKEVECLDCKIRIIGDFDPSPSIPEEIFNFIKVFVFTEGNIKKVEKILNCSYPKVKSLLREAKSALGVDDKNPDEERTDVGGVLDLLKEGKITYEQAMEIIEKSK